The Prosthecobacter algae genome has a segment encoding these proteins:
- a CDS encoding SCO family protein, whose translation MTRLLAYGIGGCLVFGVIVGANALFENTRPSMPIPIITTVKGDLVATERSGRTVKFSDLKGKVVVCAYLYTVCPHGCAAITAQMQQLLKRFGDRADFQLLSVAIHPDRDTPALLSSYAEAVGAQGDSPWWFVTGEQKGLWDFMTKELHLEEAKPIPEDERINPMDHYEHDLRMVLIDRQGRVRRYYSVFHPQPEIAAVMCERLPQDVQRLLEDPEL comes from the coding sequence GTGACCCGTTTGCTTGCCTATGGCATCGGCGGCTGCCTCGTCTTTGGGGTGATCGTGGGTGCCAATGCGCTGTTTGAAAACACCCGTCCTTCGATGCCGATCCCCATCATCACCACGGTGAAGGGCGACCTTGTGGCGACGGAGAGATCTGGCCGCACGGTGAAGTTTTCCGACCTTAAGGGGAAGGTGGTGGTGTGTGCTTATCTTTACACGGTTTGCCCGCATGGGTGCGCGGCGATCACGGCGCAGATGCAGCAGTTGCTCAAGCGGTTTGGTGACCGTGCGGACTTCCAGTTGCTCTCGGTCGCCATTCATCCAGACCGGGACACGCCCGCCCTTTTGAGCAGCTATGCTGAGGCTGTGGGGGCCCAGGGGGATTCACCGTGGTGGTTTGTCACAGGCGAGCAGAAAGGACTGTGGGACTTCATGACGAAGGAACTGCACCTGGAGGAGGCGAAGCCCATCCCTGAAGATGAGCGGATAAACCCGATGGACCACTATGAGCATGATCTGCGCATGGTGCTGATCGACCGCCAGGGCCGCGTGCGCCGCTATTACTCGGTCTTTCATCCGCAGCCGGAAATCGCTGCCGTGATGTGTGAACGCCTGCCTCAGGATGTGCAGCGCCTGCTCGAAGACCCGGAACTTTAA
- a CDS encoding sialidase family protein, with protein sequence MPVHRLSLAFFACALSCFGASDVALPAEGMGGRDSVYLTANDLSIATGEPSRVLMSSGSMHVPVWSLSGGTVGQSVAGVVGGLPRGCQAVKVEIVVTTSDAATSAEFADVYRVHLSQLVEGAPLMSRYVLGTPVRTALPTGPFQVRTILLESYYEVVEDAPLWVRIQREPGEAGDTFTRPTGLVMVKVTPVDAPAKTHVVQDGGGYNSWPMIQALGDKLVCVYSRGKAHTINDDERAVYARTSTDGGQTWTPETVVANTPNYGEVEVGKGLDSTGAMLLWVRRIGKEWNHDLYRSTDGVTFTLLATPKLAVQPMQITDVFAVPTVGLMALWFSGDYGDKPTNGWGMVTSSDDGATWTQTPVETGLTKPEWPTEAAAVYVGEGRILVIARTETGPAQFQIVSTDYGKTWVRKPTNIGDVAGSTPSLVLDAKTGLVSNYYYHRGKGVLRRRVVEPNQVFDHPQEWPASEVVGTGSKVMWDAGNANATVMGGKHYVSFYSGKAPDTAVLVAELPAPTGVEKKAKSPAPAGAKK encoded by the coding sequence ATGCCTGTTCATCGCCTCTCTCTTGCCTTTTTTGCCTGCGCCCTGTCCTGCTTTGGGGCGAGTGATGTTGCTCTGCCTGCGGAGGGGATGGGTGGGAGGGACTCGGTTTACCTAACGGCGAATGATTTATCCATCGCGACGGGGGAGCCTTCGCGGGTGCTGATGTCGAGTGGATCGATGCATGTGCCGGTGTGGTCGCTGTCTGGGGGCACGGTGGGGCAGTCGGTGGCGGGGGTGGTGGGCGGGCTGCCGAGGGGGTGCCAGGCGGTGAAGGTGGAGATCGTGGTGACGACTTCGGACGCGGCGACGAGTGCGGAGTTTGCGGATGTGTATCGGGTGCACCTGTCGCAGTTGGTGGAGGGTGCGCCTTTGATGTCGCGGTATGTGCTGGGGACTCCGGTGCGGACGGCGCTGCCTACGGGGCCGTTTCAGGTCCGGACGATCCTGCTGGAGTCGTACTACGAGGTGGTGGAGGATGCGCCGCTGTGGGTGAGGATCCAGCGGGAGCCGGGTGAGGCGGGGGATACTTTTACGCGCCCGACGGGGCTGGTGATGGTGAAGGTGACGCCGGTGGATGCGCCGGCGAAGACGCACGTGGTGCAGGATGGGGGCGGCTACAATTCCTGGCCGATGATCCAGGCCCTGGGTGATAAGCTGGTGTGCGTGTACAGCCGGGGCAAGGCGCACACGATCAACGATGATGAGCGGGCGGTGTATGCGCGGACCTCGACAGACGGTGGCCAGACGTGGACGCCGGAGACGGTGGTGGCGAATACGCCGAACTACGGTGAGGTGGAGGTGGGCAAGGGCCTGGACTCGACGGGGGCGATGCTGCTGTGGGTGCGGAGGATCGGGAAGGAGTGGAACCATGATCTGTACCGCAGCACGGATGGGGTGACGTTTACGCTTTTGGCGACGCCGAAGCTGGCGGTGCAGCCGATGCAGATCACGGATGTTTTTGCGGTGCCGACGGTGGGGCTGATGGCGCTGTGGTTCTCCGGGGACTATGGGGACAAGCCGACGAATGGGTGGGGCATGGTGACGAGTAGCGATGATGGTGCGACGTGGACGCAGACGCCCGTGGAGACGGGGCTGACGAAGCCGGAGTGGCCGACGGAGGCTGCGGCGGTGTATGTGGGTGAGGGGCGGATTTTGGTGATCGCCCGCACGGAGACGGGGCCGGCGCAGTTCCAGATCGTGTCCACGGACTACGGGAAGACGTGGGTGCGCAAGCCAACGAACATTGGTGATGTGGCGGGATCGACCCCGAGCCTGGTGCTGGATGCGAAGACGGGGCTGGTGAGCAATTACTATTACCACCGTGGCAAGGGGGTGCTGCGGCGGCGTGTGGTGGAGCCTAACCAAGTGTTTGACCATCCGCAGGAGTGGCCGGCCTCCGAGGTGGTGGGCACGGGGAGTAAGGTGATGTGGGATGCGGGGAATGCGAATGCGACGGTGATGGGCGGCAAGCACTACGTTTCTTTTTACTCTGGCAAGGCGCCCGATACGGCGGTGCTGGTGGCGGAGCTGCCTGCGCCGACGGGGGTGGAAAAGAAGGCGAAGTCCCCTGCCCCGGCTGGGGCGAAGAAGTAG
- a CDS encoding heavy-metal-associated domain-containing protein, with product MKNLLFTILLFVIPCHAADPTFVYQGEVSGVFCSVCSSHVKAALMTIQGVQDVKIKIAPEGQLPKLTLTATTDRLTREDAVKALGDKAKDFDIRSLKLVQPSSATPTR from the coding sequence ATGAAAAATCTATTGTTTACGATTCTATTGTTTGTTATTCCCTGCCATGCGGCGGACCCCACCTTTGTTTATCAAGGCGAGGTGTCCGGGGTGTTTTGCAGCGTGTGCTCCAGCCATGTCAAAGCAGCGCTGATGACGATCCAGGGTGTGCAGGATGTGAAGATCAAAATCGCGCCGGAAGGGCAGCTTCCTAAGCTGACCCTCACGGCCACGACGGACCGGCTGACCCGTGAGGATGCGGTCAAGGCCTTGGGAGACAAGGCCAAGGACTTCGACATTCGCTCTCTCAAACTGGTTCAGCCTTCAAGCGCAACCCCTACACGCTGA
- a CDS encoding cytochrome c: protein MFSSFRFIFTAACAVALHQVHAQDSTAGQTVYMQVCFACHQPTGLGLPNMFPPLAGSDWVAAAKPDRLIRIVLHGITGPIQLNGQPFNSPAPIMPTQGTLSDEQIANVLTYVRTNFGNKAGAVTAAEVKAIREAEKARTAMWTQAELEKIPVN, encoded by the coding sequence ATGTTTTCATCTTTTCGTTTCATTTTCACGGCGGCCTGTGCGGTCGCCCTTCATCAAGTTCACGCTCAAGATTCTACGGCAGGTCAGACGGTTTACATGCAGGTCTGCTTTGCCTGTCATCAGCCGACCGGGCTGGGATTGCCCAATATGTTTCCGCCCTTGGCGGGTTCGGACTGGGTCGCTGCGGCCAAGCCGGATCGCCTGATCCGCATCGTGCTGCATGGCATCACGGGGCCGATCCAACTCAATGGTCAGCCTTTCAATTCACCTGCGCCGATCATGCCGACACAGGGCACCTTGAGTGATGAGCAGATCGCCAATGTGCTGACGTATGTGCGGACGAATTTTGGCAACAAGGCCGGTGCCGTTACCGCTGCCGAAGTGAAGGCCATCCGTGAGGCAGAGAAAGCGCGCACGGCGATGTGGACGCAGGCCGAGTTGGAAAAAATCCCTGTGAACTGA
- a CDS encoding Eco57I restriction-modification methylase domain-containing protein: MASLFDVLPPAVRLIDAGAGAGALTLAFVRRACLPGSGVKSIHATAYELDLMIIPALQETLAECEAACQAQGIAFTASVHHEDFIQEMAGKVSGDLFSASPPSFNVAIANPPYKKINTNSPERLALRSVGLETSNLYTAFVGLLACLLEAGGQLVAITPRSFCNGPYFQPFREYFLELTALQRLHVFDSREAAFRGDGVLQENIIFHATKGRKQPSVVTVSSSSGETGASVTAKDFPFAEIVHPNDPARFIHIPADSGHASARDRLSELPATLASLGITVSTGRVVDFRLKDALRPAPVPGTVPLLYPCHFNGGTVHWPKLDARKPNAILDNEETRPWLVPSGIYLLTKRFTSKEERRRLVACLLDPSDVEAEWLGFENHLNYFHASGKGLERPLALGLFVYLNSTLVDQYFRCFSGHTQVNATDLRKLAYPDRATLEAMGKALPRPDISQEELDQLVEHHLHGIQ, translated from the coding sequence ATGGCCTCGCTCTTTGATGTCCTGCCGCCAGCCGTGCGCCTGATTGACGCGGGTGCTGGGGCCGGGGCCTTGACATTGGCCTTTGTGCGGCGGGCATGCTTGCCGGGTTCCGGAGTGAAGTCTATTCACGCCACGGCCTATGAGCTAGACCTGATGATTATTCCCGCATTGCAGGAGACTCTAGCGGAGTGTGAAGCCGCTTGCCAGGCACAAGGAATTGCCTTCACGGCTTCGGTTCATCATGAAGATTTCATTCAGGAAATGGCCGGAAAGGTATCGGGTGATTTGTTCAGCGCTTCACCCCCGTCCTTCAACGTGGCAATCGCCAATCCTCCATACAAGAAGATCAACACGAACTCGCCGGAACGGCTAGCGCTAAGGTCTGTGGGTTTGGAAACGAGCAACCTTTACACGGCTTTTGTGGGGCTTCTAGCGTGTCTTCTGGAAGCCGGGGGGCAACTTGTAGCCATTACCCCTCGTAGTTTCTGCAACGGCCCCTATTTCCAGCCTTTCCGGGAATACTTTTTGGAACTGACGGCGCTTCAACGGCTTCACGTCTTCGATTCACGGGAAGCTGCTTTCCGTGGAGATGGAGTGTTGCAAGAGAACATCATCTTTCACGCCACTAAAGGCAGGAAACAGCCATCAGTCGTTACGGTGTCATCTAGTAGTGGGGAAACTGGCGCATCTGTCACGGCCAAGGATTTCCCCTTCGCGGAAATCGTTCATCCTAACGATCCCGCGCGGTTCATTCACATCCCCGCCGATTCAGGCCATGCCAGCGCACGAGACAGACTGTCAGAACTGCCCGCTACGCTGGCGTCTTTAGGTATTACCGTCTCCACGGGTCGCGTGGTGGATTTTCGTCTCAAAGACGCGCTCCGGCCCGCGCCAGTACCGGGCACTGTGCCTTTGCTTTATCCCTGTCACTTCAACGGCGGAACCGTGCATTGGCCGAAGCTGGATGCCCGCAAGCCTAACGCCATCTTGGACAACGAAGAAACACGCCCTTGGCTCGTTCCATCGGGCATTTATCTTCTCACGAAGCGGTTCACGTCCAAGGAAGAACGGCGCCGTTTGGTGGCCTGTCTCCTTGACCCTTCCGACGTTGAAGCGGAATGGCTGGGCTTTGAGAATCATTTGAATTACTTCCATGCCAGCGGCAAGGGCTTGGAAAGACCATTGGCTCTTGGCCTGTTCGTTTATCTGAACTCCACCTTGGTTGACCAATATTTCCGCTGTTTCAGTGGTCACACACAGGTAAACGCTACCGATTTACGCAAGCTGGCTTACCCAGACCGAGCTACACTAGAAGCAATGGGAAAAGCCCTTCCACGGCCCGACATTTCCCAAGAAGAACTAGACCAACTTGTAGAGCATCACCTTCATGGCATCCAATAA
- a CDS encoding BsuBI/PstI family type II restriction endonuclease has protein sequence MASNKPDRKSAARKQRLAEAIEVLTALQFGPRQRNEGAAHTLLALLDLAPEKSWEEAESPLRGITPIINFIAEKYSLRYAPNTRETIRDESVKFFAEAGLLLRNPDNPNRPTNSGKTVYQVEPSALALLRTFGTLEWAHKLKAYLANVETIKREIARHRELARVPVTLPDGKTVALSPGGQNPLIKAIIEDFCPHFAPGGVVAYIGDTENKFAHLEADYLAGLGVALDSAAKMPDVIIHCTKRNWLLLIEAVTSAGPVDGKRRKELKELFAGSKAGLVFVTAFDTRRVMQSFLASIAWESEVWIAEDPAHMIHFNGDKFLGPYPDAMPS, from the coding sequence ATGGCATCCAATAAACCCGACCGCAAAAGCGCCGCTAGAAAGCAGAGGCTTGCTGAAGCGATTGAAGTTCTCACAGCTTTGCAATTTGGGCCGAGGCAGCGAAATGAAGGTGCCGCACATACCCTCCTGGCGCTTCTTGATCTAGCCCCTGAAAAGTCTTGGGAGGAGGCTGAAAGTCCTTTGCGAGGCATCACGCCCATCATTAATTTCATCGCGGAGAAATATAGTCTTCGCTACGCCCCCAACACTCGGGAAACGATCCGTGATGAATCTGTGAAGTTCTTCGCGGAAGCGGGCTTGCTGCTACGGAACCCTGACAATCCCAACCGCCCTACAAACAGCGGAAAAACTGTTTATCAGGTGGAACCATCGGCTCTTGCCTTGCTCCGCACTTTTGGAACACTGGAATGGGCGCATAAACTCAAGGCTTACCTTGCCAACGTGGAGACGATAAAGCGAGAGATTGCCCGACATAGGGAGTTGGCCCGCGTTCCTGTCACGCTGCCAGATGGCAAGACCGTAGCCCTTTCACCGGGCGGACAGAACCCGCTTATCAAGGCCATCATCGAAGACTTCTGCCCTCACTTTGCGCCGGGTGGCGTGGTGGCCTATATCGGAGACACGGAAAACAAATTTGCTCATCTTGAAGCAGATTACCTCGCTGGGCTTGGTGTGGCACTGGATAGCGCGGCCAAGATGCCGGACGTGATCATTCACTGCACAAAGCGAAACTGGCTTCTTTTGATTGAAGCCGTTACGAGTGCCGGGCCTGTAGATGGAAAGCGGCGAAAGGAGCTCAAAGAGCTATTTGCCGGAAGCAAAGCGGGCCTAGTTTTTGTCACGGCGTTCGACACACGCCGTGTGATGCAATCATTCCTGGCTTCCATCGCCTGGGAGTCCGAAGTTTGGATTGCCGAGGACCCGGCTCACATGATTCATTTCAATGGGGATAAATTCCTTGGCCCTTATCCTGATGCAATGCCGTCGTGA
- a CDS encoding immunoglobulin domain-containing protein produces the protein MKFTFLPFLVLLATYLGTTEAAHAAFEHAEARHTHPVGLTPDGTRLLAVDSINARLSVFDVTGSGAPVRVTEIPTGLEPVSVRARTNDEVWVVNELSDSVSVISLSQGVVLATLSAEDEPADVVFAQGKAFVTCARNNSLRIFDVTTRNLVATIPLEGLYPRVLTVSADGAKVYAAFMDSGNRTTILPKSAAPAQPTPSNPSLPAPPQTALIVPSDDSRVSHFTLDHDVVEIDASNHSILGYASGVGTTLFDLAFRPGSGDLWVGNTEAFNLIRHEPNLRGRFAANRLTRIAAGTGQVTAFDLNPGIDYQTLPNAAAQATALAQPTALAFSGDGGTLWIAAFASDRIAKVNAEDAAVQARVDLRTGADASAAAMRGPRGLVLDEASGRLFVLNKLSHTLSVISTDSLAIAHEIPISAFNPMPASVKAGQGYLFDARLSGNGTVSCGTCHFDADRDGLAWDLGDPAGEMMTVLGANLSVHDNTPRPRVMHPMKGPMTTQTLRGMQDGAPFHWRGDRATIAAFNPTFDLLMGGQQIDEEDMADLTSYLLSIVNHPNPNRNNDRSLPTSFGNGNPVTGRDLYNNHNKSHCAVCHLLPKGTDNNIDLPQEVGSAQPLKTPPLRTVYQRMFYNPRAGAESLSGFGMLHDGTGFVLPIVHPYVLDNLDLAELKHVTAFLQCFDSGVAPAVGMSATVNVANRADASVSTVLNLLEARAAVDPGDCDLIVRGKVGGQEKRYQFSPGPKTYRSEKASEGSLTRSALLSLIEGSDSVSFLGTLPGAGPRLSVDEDEDGFLNGDDPNPGLKDGPPTITQEPVDRAVPPGADVSLTVQAEGLGLSFQWYKGTQPIITGTEATLTLKEVTTADAGNYSVQVQNASGSRTSRVMKLEVYPAPVITVHPVSLSVKEGQSATFSVTATGSGITYQWRRGSAQVGGATARTLTLNGVSAADIGSYNVVVSNGAGSDTSGEAQLSVQLKPVMNPLNLRGAIIGQDYSDAVSATHEPTRFTITGLPPGLKYDASTGVISGRPTVSKTYLVKATATNGAGTGPQVSQELTVEPFPAQLIGTYDGIMPRNLGMNGLLGGRLKLTVAKTGAYSGTLSLGSVTHALKGALKVLPDEDPTHEMFVKRKGKSDLKVTLTLGRQSRMVTGEIEEEGSTLALAARLPDVELSRYTGNYTLALKLSLGDQGQPHIPQGHSHGAFKVSTKGAASGVIFLADGTKMTFAAPIAEGGHLPFHSLLYAKTGSAQGLLKLGSDAMHRLAVGSEVSWFKETQARFSRLYPQTFGPLNLGVIGGVYTVPSSTEIAMNLEAGAGNARLAFARGGAPDPATRLNLEALEIQPGSPAKLVFPASNPGLVKLTVTPGKGAAFTAGGTGVFKGSFSLSDMDNSLTPNKLLKRTATFSGALVDDGTSVKGYGFFILAQMPTAEPKTTTSTSPQLSGSVLLEASVP, from the coding sequence ATGAAATTTACCTTCCTTCCATTCCTCGTTCTTTTGGCGACCTATCTGGGCACGACAGAGGCGGCGCACGCTGCTTTTGAGCATGCTGAGGCACGCCATACGCATCCCGTCGGCCTGACTCCTGACGGCACGCGGCTGTTGGCGGTGGATTCCATCAATGCTCGGTTGAGTGTTTTTGATGTGACGGGTTCCGGTGCCCCGGTGCGGGTGACGGAGATCCCCACGGGGCTGGAGCCCGTTTCCGTGAGGGCGCGCACGAATGATGAGGTGTGGGTGGTCAATGAATTGAGTGACAGTGTCTCGGTCATCTCGCTGAGTCAGGGGGTGGTGCTGGCTACTCTGAGTGCGGAGGATGAGCCAGCGGATGTGGTCTTTGCCCAAGGTAAGGCCTTCGTCACCTGCGCCCGAAACAACAGCCTGCGCATCTTTGATGTGACCACGCGCAATCTGGTCGCGACGATTCCTCTGGAGGGACTGTATCCGCGAGTGCTCACGGTCAGTGCCGACGGTGCCAAAGTGTATGCGGCGTTCATGGACTCTGGTAACCGCACGACCATTCTGCCGAAGAGTGCGGCACCAGCACAACCTACGCCATCGAACCCAAGCCTGCCTGCGCCGCCGCAGACTGCGCTCATTGTTCCATCCGATGATTCACGGGTCAGCCATTTCACGCTGGATCATGATGTGGTGGAGATCGATGCGAGCAATCACAGCATCCTTGGTTATGCCAGTGGTGTTGGCACGACGCTCTTTGACCTCGCTTTTCGCCCCGGATCGGGAGACCTTTGGGTGGGCAATACGGAGGCCTTTAACCTGATCCGCCATGAGCCGAATCTCCGGGGTCGCTTCGCAGCGAACCGGCTGACGCGCATCGCCGCAGGCACGGGGCAGGTAACGGCCTTTGATCTCAATCCGGGCATTGACTACCAGACGCTGCCCAACGCTGCCGCCCAGGCCACTGCGCTGGCACAGCCGACGGCCCTAGCCTTCAGTGGCGATGGCGGCACGTTATGGATCGCCGCTTTTGCCTCGGATCGCATTGCCAAGGTGAACGCAGAGGATGCAGCGGTGCAGGCTCGTGTGGATCTGCGCACAGGTGCAGATGCCAGTGCCGCCGCGATGCGGGGACCGCGTGGGCTGGTGCTGGATGAGGCAAGCGGGCGGTTGTTTGTGCTGAACAAGCTGTCACACACTCTCAGCGTGATATCCACAGACTCACTGGCCATTGCGCATGAGATCCCGATTTCTGCCTTCAATCCGATGCCAGCATCCGTCAAAGCGGGGCAAGGCTATCTCTTCGATGCCCGTTTGTCTGGCAATGGCACGGTGTCTTGCGGCACCTGCCATTTCGATGCGGACCGGGATGGGCTGGCATGGGATCTGGGTGACCCTGCGGGGGAGATGATGACCGTGCTGGGGGCCAATCTTTCCGTTCATGATAATACGCCGCGTCCACGTGTGATGCACCCGATGAAGGGGCCGATGACGACGCAAACGCTGCGGGGCATGCAGGATGGTGCCCCCTTTCATTGGCGGGGTGACCGGGCCACCATCGCTGCGTTCAATCCGACTTTCGATCTCCTGATGGGTGGACAGCAAATCGACGAAGAAGACATGGCTGACCTAACCAGCTATTTGCTAAGCATCGTCAATCATCCTAACCCAAACCGCAACAACGATCGCAGTTTGCCCACTTCCTTTGGCAACGGGAATCCTGTTACGGGTCGTGATCTGTATAACAATCACAACAAGTCCCATTGTGCGGTCTGCCATCTTTTGCCCAAGGGAACGGACAACAACATTGATCTGCCACAGGAGGTGGGGTCTGCCCAGCCACTGAAGACGCCTCCGCTGCGCACGGTTTATCAGCGTATGTTTTATAATCCACGAGCAGGGGCGGAATCCCTGAGCGGCTTTGGAATGCTGCATGATGGCACCGGCTTTGTTCTGCCCATCGTTCATCCCTACGTGCTGGACAATCTGGACCTGGCTGAGCTGAAGCACGTCACGGCTTTCCTTCAGTGCTTTGACTCGGGGGTGGCACCTGCGGTGGGCATGAGCGCCACCGTGAATGTTGCCAATCGCGCCGATGCCAGTGTCAGCACGGTGCTGAATCTGCTCGAAGCCCGTGCGGCGGTGGATCCTGGTGACTGTGACCTGATCGTGCGAGGCAAGGTGGGAGGCCAGGAAAAACGCTACCAGTTCAGCCCCGGCCCTAAAACTTACCGAAGTGAAAAGGCGAGCGAAGGAAGCCTAACTAGAAGTGCGCTTCTTTCCTTGATCGAGGGCAGTGATTCGGTTTCGTTTTTGGGGACATTGCCAGGAGCGGGCCCACGCTTGAGCGTGGATGAAGATGAAGATGGTTTCCTCAATGGTGATGACCCCAATCCCGGCCTCAAGGATGGCCCGCCAACAATCACCCAGGAGCCGGTGGACCGTGCAGTGCCGCCCGGAGCGGATGTGAGTCTAACCGTTCAAGCGGAAGGGCTGGGGCTGAGCTTCCAATGGTATAAGGGAACGCAGCCCATCATCACAGGCACGGAAGCGACGCTCACCCTGAAGGAGGTGACGACAGCGGATGCAGGCAACTACAGCGTCCAGGTGCAGAATGCCTCCGGCAGCCGAACCAGCCGAGTGATGAAGCTGGAGGTGTATCCTGCCCCGGTAATCACGGTGCATCCAGTGTCGCTGAGCGTCAAAGAGGGGCAGAGCGCCACCTTTAGCGTCACAGCAACTGGCAGCGGGATCACCTACCAGTGGAGGCGTGGCAGCGCCCAGGTTGGCGGTGCGACGGCACGCACTCTAACGCTCAATGGTGTAAGTGCGGCTGACATCGGCAGCTACAATGTGGTCGTCAGCAACGGAGCCGGTAGCGATACCAGTGGAGAGGCGCAGTTAAGTGTGCAGTTGAAACCCGTGATGAATCCCCTGAATCTTCGAGGGGCCATCATCGGACAGGACTATTCAGACGCAGTGAGCGCTACTCATGAGCCCACTCGTTTTACCATTACAGGATTGCCCCCGGGCCTGAAATACGATGCTAGCACTGGGGTCATCAGTGGACGACCCACGGTGAGTAAAACGTACTTAGTCAAGGCCACGGCCACGAATGGGGCAGGCACTGGGCCACAGGTTTCGCAAGAGCTGACGGTGGAGCCTTTTCCGGCTCAGTTGATCGGCACTTACGATGGCATCATGCCACGAAACTTGGGCATGAACGGCCTTCTGGGAGGTCGGTTAAAACTCACCGTTGCCAAGACGGGTGCTTATTCGGGCACGCTAAGCTTGGGCTCGGTGACGCATGCCTTGAAGGGGGCTTTGAAGGTGCTGCCGGATGAGGATCCCACTCACGAAATGTTCGTGAAGCGCAAAGGGAAGTCGGACCTTAAGGTCACACTCACCCTGGGGCGTCAAAGCCGCATGGTGACGGGAGAGATTGAGGAGGAGGGCTCTACCTTGGCTTTGGCTGCACGTCTGCCGGATGTGGAACTCAGCCGTTACACAGGGAACTACACCCTGGCTCTGAAACTGAGCCTGGGGGATCAGGGGCAACCGCACATTCCCCAAGGTCATAGCCACGGGGCCTTTAAGGTATCCACAAAGGGGGCGGCCTCGGGGGTGATTTTTCTGGCTGATGGTACGAAGATGACCTTCGCGGCCCCCATCGCTGAGGGCGGACACTTACCCTTTCACAGTCTGCTGTATGCCAAGACAGGTTCCGCGCAGGGGCTTTTAAAATTGGGTTCCGATGCGATGCATAGGCTCGCAGTGGGCAGTGAGGTGTCTTGGTTTAAAGAAACTCAGGCACGTTTCTCGCGGCTGTATCCGCAGACTTTTGGTCCGCTGAATCTAGGCGTCATCGGCGGGGTTTACACCGTCCCCTCCTCCACTGAGATTGCGATGAATCTGGAAGCAGGCGCGGGCAATGCACGCCTGGCTTTTGCCCGAGGTGGAGCACCTGATCCTGCGACGCGGCTGAACCTGGAGGCCCTGGAGATCCAGCCTGGCAGCCCAGCCAAGCTGGTGTTCCCAGCGAGTAACCCTGGCCTGGTTAAACTCACCGTGACACCAGGTAAAGGAGCGGCCTTTACGGCTGGAGGAACGGGCGTGTTCAAAGGCAGCTTCAGTCTTTCAGACATGGATAACAGCCTGACGCCTAACAAGCTTTTGAAACGGACGGCGACCTTCAGTGGCGCCCTCGTGGACGATGGCACTTCGGTCAAAGGCTACGGCTTTTTCATCCTGGCCCAGATGCCGACTGCAGAGCCGAAGACGACGACCTCCACCAGCCCCCAGCTTTCCGGCAGCGTCCTCTTAGAGGCCTCCGTGCCCTGA